From a region of the Leptospira kmetyi serovar Malaysia str. Bejo-Iso9 genome:
- a CDS encoding sensor histidine kinase, whose protein sequence is MTESDFQILSHLKTPIGVLDNDLRIIICNSSFANRCSCSNPEDLKSQDLSQVLPFQNVSLWEEFKNSKLEKTIYFKEHFKNRFAEELDLKGALTRQRSGEDEVLFLEIWDSSSEETGKIQEKEIATIVSRMYHDLQEPIRNHTTFLKFVSEKYSDALDGKGKEFLQLSLDGAGRLWNRINGLLLFLRIEKERNVFKTLSLREVLEESILPFRESLDDAGMKIGFTGEFPELVGNLPLLKELFGNLISNSIQFKNEDGNRVLSFSYERESDRHVVRVRDNGIGIDRMEKSYFIDLFKKYHIAEEFSGPGTGLFFCKRIAELHGGGLEIRTDIGSGFEAIVRFPLEFKLEQL, encoded by the coding sequence TTGACTGAATCCGATTTTCAGATTTTGTCCCATTTGAAAACGCCCATCGGTGTTTTGGACAATGATTTACGTATTATAATATGCAATTCTTCTTTTGCAAATCGATGTTCTTGCTCCAATCCGGAAGATTTAAAAAGCCAAGACCTTTCTCAAGTCCTTCCGTTTCAAAATGTTTCCCTTTGGGAAGAATTCAAAAATTCTAAATTAGAAAAAACGATTTATTTTAAGGAACATTTTAAAAACCGATTTGCGGAGGAACTCGATCTCAAAGGCGCCTTAACGCGGCAAAGATCCGGCGAAGACGAAGTTTTGTTTTTGGAAATTTGGGATTCTTCTTCGGAAGAAACGGGGAAGATCCAAGAAAAGGAAATCGCGACGATCGTTTCCAGAATGTATCACGATCTTCAGGAACCGATTCGTAATCATACCACCTTTTTAAAATTCGTTTCCGAAAAATATTCGGACGCGCTCGACGGCAAGGGAAAAGAATTTCTACAACTCAGTTTGGATGGTGCGGGTCGTCTTTGGAATCGGATCAACGGTTTGCTTTTGTTCTTAAGAATCGAAAAGGAAAGAAACGTTTTTAAAACTCTTTCCCTTCGAGAAGTTTTGGAAGAATCGATTCTTCCCTTTCGCGAAAGTCTCGACGACGCAGGTATGAAGATCGGTTTTACGGGAGAATTTCCCGAACTTGTGGGAAACCTTCCTCTTTTAAAAGAACTTTTCGGAAATCTAATCTCGAATTCGATTCAATTTAAAAACGAGGACGGAAACCGCGTTCTTTCTTTTTCGTACGAGCGCGAATCGGATCGTCACGTCGTCCGCGTTCGAGACAACGGAATCGGTATCGATCGAATGGAAAAAAGTTATTTCATAGATCTATTCAAAAAGTATCATATTGCGGAGGAATTTTCCGGACCCGGAACCGGTTTGTTTTTTTGTAAAAGGATAGCGGAACTTCACGGAGGCGGTTTGGAAATCCGCACCGATATCGGCTCGGGGTTCGAAGCGATCGTACGCTTTCCGTTGGAATTTAAGTTAGAACAATTATAA
- a CDS encoding sensor histidine kinase, translating to MFKDSFSVLLIEDSNADYRLIQEYLGESQSPSFRISRSEDFTAGLSRITHENPDLVLLDLSLPDRAGLEALSEIKKKFPQIPVIICSGAEDKEITVNALQIGAQDYVYKGKFDSYSLSRSLIFAYERNRLALELEKKNVFEQESEERYRLFFQYNPHPAFLFEHDTFEILEVNQAVLEKYGYEEKDLIGKNILKIFEPVDFDMVRKEILTFKFGVNRASSVVHKKKNGEELIADTTVYKFRYRNQILDLAVVTDVTEMVRNRESILASLAEKDTLIQEIHHRVKNNMQIMVSLLNLQADNAMSRELTAKELYGLLKDTESRVFSMSLVHNELYKSRDLSHVDFDSYLNMLLQNLWNLYGVDPKIRQTIEAKGLILSMNIAISLGLIVCELVTNAIKHAFSDGIQGTLKVIARSENGIVTVVIEDNGKGIPEEFLNADHETLGLQLVTILTKQIQGKLKLETLSPGTRFQIQFPEKELS from the coding sequence ATGTTTAAAGATTCTTTTTCAGTCCTTTTGATCGAAGACTCGAACGCGGATTACAGATTGATCCAGGAATATCTGGGCGAGTCGCAGAGCCCTTCGTTTCGAATCAGCCGAAGCGAGGATTTTACCGCGGGTCTCAGTAGAATTACGCACGAAAATCCGGACCTCGTCCTTTTGGATCTTTCGCTTCCGGATCGGGCCGGTCTCGAAGCGTTATCCGAAATCAAGAAAAAATTTCCGCAAATTCCGGTCATCATCTGCAGTGGAGCCGAGGACAAGGAAATTACGGTGAACGCGCTTCAGATCGGTGCGCAGGATTACGTTTATAAGGGAAAGTTCGATTCTTATTCCTTGAGCCGTTCTTTGATCTTTGCGTATGAACGAAATCGTCTCGCTTTGGAACTCGAAAAGAAAAACGTATTCGAACAGGAAAGCGAAGAAAGATACCGTTTGTTTTTTCAATACAATCCGCATCCTGCGTTTTTATTCGAACACGATACGTTTGAAATTTTGGAAGTGAATCAGGCCGTCCTTGAAAAATACGGTTACGAAGAAAAGGATTTGATCGGCAAAAACATTCTCAAGATTTTCGAGCCGGTCGATTTTGATATGGTTCGAAAGGAAATTCTTACCTTTAAATTCGGAGTCAATCGGGCTTCCTCCGTCGTTCACAAAAAAAAGAACGGGGAAGAATTGATCGCCGATACGACCGTTTATAAATTTCGTTATCGAAACCAGATTCTGGATTTAGCGGTGGTTACGGACGTTACCGAAATGGTCCGCAACCGCGAATCGATTCTCGCTTCTTTGGCCGAAAAGGACACTCTGATTCAGGAAATTCATCACAGGGTCAAGAACAACATGCAGATCATGGTTTCCCTTTTGAATCTGCAAGCGGACAATGCTATGTCAAGGGAACTCACCGCAAAAGAACTTTACGGTCTGCTAAAGGATACGGAGAGCCGCGTATTCTCCATGTCTTTGGTCCACAACGAATTGTATAAGTCCAGAGATCTTTCTCACGTGGACTTCGACAGTTATTTGAACATGCTTCTTCAAAATCTTTGGAATCTTTACGGTGTCGATCCTAAGATCCGTCAAACGATCGAAGCGAAGGGTTTGATTCTCAGCATGAACATCGCGATTTCTTTGGGATTGATCGTATGCGAACTCGTGACCAACGCGATCAAACACGCGTTTTCGGACGGAATTCAAGGAACGTTAAAGGTAATCGCGCGTTCCGAAAACGGAATCGTTACGGTAGTGATCGAAGACAACGGAAAAGGAATTCCAGAAGAATTTTTAAATGCGGATCACGAAACGCTCGGGTTACAGCTCGTTACGATTTTAACCAAACAGATCCAAGGGAAGTTGAAGTTGGAAACCTTAAGTCCGGGAACCAGATTTCAAATCCAATTCCCGGAAAAGGAGCTTTCTTAG
- a CDS encoding LIC13259 family plasminogen/vitronectin/complement-binding protein → MKQKIIIFSLIALVAFGTAEAKSILPTRPTVLAELDQIHHSFLHGKEVNTDKLIAVLQQEVARDKSLTPALKAAEKLKASTDEKTKLDAYGELSESLKEYIQKDESTGFHVFYCPMVKKKWIASGDKVQNPYDPSMKGCGKKI, encoded by the coding sequence ATGAAACAGAAAATTATAATATTCTCATTGATAGCTCTTGTCGCGTTCGGTACCGCCGAAGCGAAGTCGATTCTTCCCACAAGACCGACGGTCCTCGCGGAACTGGATCAGATCCATCATTCCTTTTTACACGGAAAGGAAGTGAACACGGATAAATTGATCGCGGTTTTACAACAGGAAGTGGCAAGGGATAAATCGCTGACTCCCGCGTTGAAAGCGGCCGAAAAACTCAAGGCGTCGACCGACGAAAAAACGAAACTCGATGCCTACGGAGAACTTTCGGAAAGCCTCAAAGAGTATATTCAAAAAGATGAATCCACCGGGTTCCACGTTTTTTACTGTCCCATGGTAAAAAAGAAATGGATCGCGTCCGGCGATAAGGTTCAAAATCCGTACGATCCTTCGATGAAGGGTTGCGGAAAAAAAATCTAA
- a CDS encoding four-helix bundle copper-binding protein codes for MLTRKELISQSAALLAFASAGSLLAKESGHKHHESSKKSEKPASGAAPKKVDRKTLEAASKCILNAEICLSHCEENLSTGDTMLADCLKTVKDTLALCKAFVSLGASNSPLTKEIAAVCIKACETCEKECRVHESHHEICKNCADSCKECIAELKKVA; via the coding sequence ATGTTGACTAGAAAAGAATTAATCTCTCAATCCGCCGCACTGCTCGCGTTTGCATCCGCCGGTTCCCTTTTGGCAAAAGAATCCGGACACAAACACCACGAGTCCTCCAAGAAATCGGAAAAACCCGCATCGGGCGCGGCTCCGAAAAAAGTGGATCGTAAAACACTCGAAGCGGCTTCCAAATGTATCTTAAACGCGGAAATCTGTCTTTCTCATTGTGAGGAGAATCTTTCCACCGGAGATACGATGCTCGCCGATTGTTTAAAAACCGTAAAGGACACTCTGGCTCTTTGTAAGGCGTTCGTAAGTTTGGGCGCTTCCAATTCTCCGCTTACAAAGGAAATCGCCGCGGTTTGCATCAAGGCTTGCGAAACCTGCGAGAAAGAATGTAGAGTTCACGAATCCCATCACGAAATCTGCAAGAATTGCGCGGACAGCTGTAAAGAATGTATCGCGGAACTGAAAAAAGTCGCGTAA
- a CDS encoding GGDEF domain-containing response regulator, translating into MNSILILDDAQENCMLMQGILRKSGYKDTKTSQSPDEVIGWLSLKSSDPPQKEFSLILLDILLPGITGLEILKMIREKEELKDIPVIMITALKESNVLQEAFDTGAIDYVVKPFDANELLARVRSALRLFEEMTRRKEREKELEKLTDQLQEVNAYLVAIARTDALTGLYNRRYFDEVLATEWKRCWRTGTSVALLMLDIDHFKLYNDSYGHQGGDQCLKQVASAIRDCARRAGDVAARYGGEEFSVILPETSESNAVIVSRNILERVEKLAIPHIASKTSSIVTISIGMATLSPSPENSIAELIERADKALYLAKEEGRNCLRFYPQGD; encoded by the coding sequence ATGAATTCCATTCTCATTTTAGACGACGCACAGGAGAATTGCATGTTGATGCAAGGTATTCTGAGAAAGTCGGGATACAAGGACACGAAGACGAGTCAATCTCCGGATGAGGTCATCGGTTGGCTGAGTTTAAAAAGTTCGGATCCTCCTCAAAAGGAATTCTCACTCATCCTATTAGATATTCTTTTACCCGGAATCACCGGTCTTGAAATTCTAAAGATGATCCGTGAAAAGGAAGAATTAAAGGACATCCCCGTCATCATGATCACCGCGCTCAAAGAATCGAACGTTCTGCAAGAAGCGTTCGATACGGGCGCGATCGATTACGTGGTAAAGCCGTTCGACGCCAACGAACTTTTGGCGCGGGTTCGTTCCGCTCTTCGTCTTTTTGAAGAGATGACTCGAAGAAAGGAAAGGGAAAAAGAACTCGAAAAACTCACCGATCAACTCCAAGAAGTGAACGCTTATCTCGTGGCGATCGCGAGAACGGACGCGTTAACCGGTCTTTACAACCGAAGATATTTCGACGAGGTTCTCGCCACCGAATGGAAACGTTGCTGGAGAACGGGAACGAGCGTCGCGCTTTTGATGTTGGACATCGATCATTTTAAACTCTACAACGATTCGTACGGTCATCAAGGCGGGGATCAATGTTTGAAACAAGTCGCCTCCGCGATTCGAGATTGTGCGAGAAGAGCGGGCGACGTAGCAGCGCGTTACGGGGGCGAGGAATTTTCCGTGATTCTTCCGGAAACGAGCGAGTCCAACGCGGTCATCGTAAGCAGAAACATTTTGGAAAGGGTGGAAAAACTCGCGATTCCCCATATCGCTTCCAAAACTTCTTCGATCGTCACGATCAGCATCGGAATGGCCACTTTGAGTCCGAGTCCCGAAAATTCTATCGCGGAATTGATCGAACGGGCGGATAAGGCCCTCTACTTAGCGAAGGAAGAAGGAAGAAACTGTCTTCGGTTTTATCCTCAAGGCGATTGA
- a CDS encoding alpha/beta fold hydrolase: MSEIKTSSLKNGEREYKYLSLGKGKNLAFFFHGFPDDAGSMKELMEIFSKKDFTCIAPYMRGYSPGSNVPFSTTVSIAELAGDLKFIIESLKTKFKSENTVLIGHDWGAIASYAVANLSPGSIDALVALSVPPLPTYIKNLFVYPSQIVRSWYILFFQLRAGIPESALLKNELLRRLWEDWSPGWKIPEDRFREVSENLKVPEHLTAALGYYRGLLTPGNLALWNSSRELVFQKISVPTLVLAGENDECISTSVYKGLESEFYSRVSFQVIGKAGHFLPLEAPAQVSKEIFKFLKLE, translated from the coding sequence ATGTCCGAAATCAAAACCTCTAGCTTAAAAAACGGAGAAAGGGAATATAAATATCTAAGTCTGGGTAAGGGGAAAAATCTCGCCTTTTTCTTTCACGGATTTCCGGACGACGCGGGTTCCATGAAGGAACTCATGGAAATTTTTTCGAAGAAGGATTTCACCTGTATCGCTCCGTATATGAGAGGATATTCTCCCGGTTCCAACGTTCCTTTTTCGACGACCGTAAGCATCGCCGAACTCGCGGGCGATCTGAAGTTTATCATAGAATCCTTAAAGACGAAATTCAAATCGGAAAACACGGTTTTGATCGGTCACGATTGGGGGGCGATCGCTTCCTACGCCGTCGCGAATCTTTCGCCGGGATCCATCGATGCGTTAGTCGCTCTTTCCGTTCCACCGCTTCCGACATATATCAAAAACCTGTTCGTATATCCTTCCCAAATCGTAAGAAGCTGGTACATTCTATTCTTTCAATTGAGGGCGGGGATTCCGGAATCGGCTCTTCTCAAAAACGAACTTCTACGCAGACTTTGGGAGGATTGGAGCCCCGGTTGGAAAATTCCCGAAGATCGTTTCCGGGAGGTTTCCGAAAACCTAAAAGTTCCCGAACATCTCACCGCCGCGCTCGGGTATTACAGAGGATTGTTGACCCCGGGAAATCTCGCGCTCTGGAACTCGAGTCGGGAACTCGTGTTTCAAAAAATTTCTGTTCCCACCTTGGTTTTGGCCGGAGAGAACGACGAATGTATTTCCACTTCGGTATATAAGGGATTGGAATCCGAGTTCTATTCCAGAGTTTCGTTTCAGGTGATCGGAAAGGCCGGACATTTTTTACCCTTGGAAGCGCCTGCCCAAGTCTCCAAAGAAATATTCAAGTTTTTGAAATTAGAATAA
- a CDS encoding sterol desaturase family protein, with product MNPIQCELVLDCVQKIGLFQFTMNVIRYYPIAGLAFLIFYVWKKDSFHRFRIQSVYPKMEKIKNEIKQSAVTLFVFTIIATTNIVSARMGLIPNNVYFGDYSSHGGIPYMILSFLLITVWHETWFYWAHRLMHHKKVYSRVHSVHHQSVNPSPIAAYHFHFLEAFLEGIYIVFFVLLIPIHFHVLLFHTFYAMIMNIWWHLGYEFLPKSWTRHPILKWINTSTHHNLHHQKFHGNYSLYFNFWDRIMGTNFPYYEDYFESLADKRSAKGSDSNPKIQWSESPAES from the coding sequence ATGAATCCAATTCAGTGTGAGTTAGTCCTAGACTGCGTTCAAAAGATCGGATTGTTTCAGTTCACGATGAACGTCATCCGTTATTATCCGATCGCGGGTTTGGCATTTTTGATTTTTTACGTTTGGAAAAAGGACAGTTTCCATCGTTTCAGAATCCAATCCGTTTATCCAAAGATGGAAAAGATCAAAAACGAAATCAAACAATCGGCCGTGACCCTTTTCGTTTTCACGATCATCGCAACGACCAATATCGTTTCAGCGAGAATGGGACTGATTCCGAACAACGTCTACTTCGGAGATTATTCCTCACACGGCGGAATCCCTTATATGATTCTTTCCTTTCTTTTGATTACGGTCTGGCACGAAACCTGGTTTTATTGGGCGCATCGTTTGATGCATCATAAGAAGGTTTATTCCAGAGTGCATTCGGTGCATCATCAATCGGTCAACCCTTCTCCGATCGCCGCGTATCACTTTCATTTTCTGGAAGCGTTTTTGGAAGGAATCTACATCGTATTCTTCGTTCTTTTGATTCCGATCCATTTTCACGTGCTTTTGTTTCACACGTTTTACGCGATGATCATGAACATCTGGTGGCATTTGGGATACGAGTTTCTTCCCAAGTCCTGGACTAGACATCCGATTCTCAAATGGATCAACACTTCGACGCACCACAATCTCCATCACCAAAAGTTTCACGGCAACTACAGCCTTTACTTCAACTTTTGGGATCGGATTATGGGAACGAACTTTCCTTACTACGAAGACTACTTCGAATCTCTTGCGGACAAACGTTCCGCCAAAGGAAGCGATTCCAATCCTAAGATTCAGTGGTCCGAGTCACCCGCGGAAAGTTAA
- a CDS encoding AraC family transcriptional regulator, translating to MFAFSLGNLEIHSIVSGFVGFTSALSLLFILGEIPLALKNRRNTILLILFVAVFIFQIHAYLLVSKNIRFFPHLYAIHLPLAVLFGPLLRSYISNLWEEESKIPLFRLWDLIPLVVILVIMFPFYLSSEENKLECLRQSAAGNFSTDLRIGIAVMSLTLLGYLIDIILNLVHRIRWIVIYTRPEIRLILFILAVAVSSSLLGLSTSIQQTGVVRLEISSVLIGVLLCGIYIIRQSHPEIFSAVQKIVEEERKYKTTQLKSVDLESLEKNLNSLMKEKKMYKEENLGLARLAEELGISSHQLSEYLNLHVKRSFFQLVNGYRISEAKHLLLHSPKDTVLSIAYEVGFQSKSSFNEAFRKEVGLSPTEFRKKGESKDLIDKSGRFFSTVSTKSDD from the coding sequence ATGTTTGCGTTTAGCCTCGGAAATTTAGAAATCCATTCCATCGTTTCCGGATTCGTCGGGTTTACCTCCGCGCTTTCCCTGCTTTTTATTTTGGGAGAAATCCCTCTCGCGCTCAAAAATCGGAGAAATACGATTCTTCTCATTTTGTTCGTGGCCGTTTTTATCTTTCAGATCCACGCCTATCTTTTGGTGAGTAAGAATATTCGATTCTTCCCTCATCTGTATGCGATCCATCTTCCTTTGGCGGTTTTGTTCGGACCGTTGTTGCGATCCTACATCTCCAATCTTTGGGAAGAAGAAAGTAAGATTCCCCTCTTTCGTCTTTGGGATTTGATTCCGTTAGTCGTCATTCTCGTCATTATGTTCCCGTTTTACCTCTCTTCGGAAGAAAACAAACTGGAATGTCTGAGACAATCCGCCGCAGGAAATTTCTCCACCGATCTAAGAATCGGAATCGCGGTGATGTCCTTGACCCTGCTCGGTTATCTCATCGATATCATTCTCAACCTAGTGCATAGAATCCGTTGGATCGTGATTTACACTCGGCCCGAAATCCGTTTGATTCTGTTTATTCTCGCGGTTGCCGTTTCTTCTTCCCTTTTGGGTTTATCCACGAGCATCCAACAAACCGGCGTAGTTCGTTTGGAAATTTCTTCCGTTCTCATCGGAGTTCTTCTTTGCGGGATTTATATCATTCGTCAGAGCCATCCCGAAATTTTCAGCGCGGTTCAAAAGATCGTGGAAGAGGAAAGAAAATACAAAACGACCCAGCTCAAGTCCGTGGATCTGGAATCCCTGGAAAAGAATCTGAATTCCCTGATGAAAGAAAAAAAGATGTACAAAGAGGAGAATCTCGGGCTCGCAAGATTGGCCGAGGAACTCGGAATCTCTTCGCATCAACTTTCGGAATATCTCAATCTTCACGTAAAAAGAAGTTTTTTCCAACTCGTCAACGGATATAGAATCTCCGAGGCGAAACATCTGCTCCTCCATTCTCCCAAGGATACGGTTTTGTCGATCGCCTACGAAGTCGGTTTTCAATCCAAATCCTCGTTCAACGAAGCGTTTCGAAAAGAAGTGGGTTTGAGTCCGACCGAATTTAGAAAAAAAGGCGAATCCAAGGACCTGATTGATAAGTCAGGTCGTTTTTTTTCGACCGTCTCGACCAAGTCGGACGATTGA
- a CDS encoding exodeoxyribonuclease III: MKLISLNCNGIRSSLEKGLADYIRNTKPDFVSFQETKAMQEQVSPFWEELGYSPVFNSAEKKGYSGVAILYKKPPQKITIGIGDPFFDKEGRSIYLEYPGFALWNLYFPSGTTGDVRQTAKMKFLDLFQKEAAKRRKKQPNIIVCGDVNIAHTPQDIHDPKGNAKSSGFLPEEREWLSGFLNQGWVDTFRYLYPEKQEYSWWTFRAGARAKNKGWRIDYFFVTEELKKNVKSHSIYREKPLSDHAPLEFEIKL; this comes from the coding sequence ATGAAACTCATATCTCTCAACTGCAACGGAATCAGATCCTCGTTGGAAAAAGGACTCGCCGATTACATTCGGAATACGAAACCCGATTTCGTTTCCTTTCAGGAAACCAAGGCGATGCAGGAACAAGTGTCTCCTTTTTGGGAAGAACTCGGTTACAGTCCCGTCTTCAACAGCGCCGAAAAAAAGGGATACAGCGGGGTCGCGATTCTTTATAAAAAGCCGCCTCAAAAAATCACGATCGGAATCGGAGATCCTTTTTTCGACAAGGAAGGAAGAAGCATCTATCTGGAATATCCCGGTTTTGCCCTTTGGAACTTGTACTTTCCATCCGGTACGACGGGGGACGTGCGTCAAACCGCGAAGATGAAATTTCTGGATCTGTTTCAAAAAGAAGCCGCGAAAAGAAGAAAAAAACAACCCAACATCATCGTATGCGGGGACGTAAACATCGCGCATACTCCGCAGGACATTCACGATCCGAAAGGAAACGCGAAGAGTAGCGGATTCTTACCCGAAGAAAGAGAGTGGTTGAGCGGATTTTTAAACCAAGGCTGGGTGGATACGTTTCGATATCTGTATCCGGAGAAACAGGAATATTCGTGGTGGACGTTTCGCGCCGGAGCTCGCGCTAAAAATAAGGGATGGAGAATCGATTATTTTTTTGTTACCGAAGAACTTAAGAAAAACGTAAAGTCTCATTCTATTTACAGAGAAAAACCGCTTTCCGATCACGCTCCTTTGGAATTTGAGATCAAACTTTAA
- the hisD gene encoding histidinol dehydrogenase, producing the protein MAIQILQVGLKDRSVLDPVLKRAREDLSSTLTIVKPIIEDVQKNGDSALREYTRKFDGMVPDSFVLDLAGLKPKIDSELETALQKAAQNIEAFHRIQIPEDKEIVVHGNRLGIRHTPVESVSVYAPGGKALYPSTILMGVIPAKLAGVKNIQIVTPPQQGALPDGLVAAAKIAGADRIILAGGAQGIAAVSYGTESIPSSEFVIGPGSKFVTAAKVYLSGQGVIGIDSPAGPSEVLVIADDSANPVWVAADLLSQAEHGEDSVAILCTDSIELAKKVQVEVEKALVERPKRGEMKRKSVEDHGRIFVFPNLEECFAFSDLFAPEHLEIQTRNFKEDLKKIRHAGSVFLGNYSPVAMGDYISGTNHILPTAGAARIYSSLGVSTFLKRVTWQEVSKESLADLYPHVKVLSEFEGLDEEHGTSVKIRT; encoded by the coding sequence ATGGCGATACAAATTCTGCAAGTCGGTCTGAAAGATCGGTCCGTTTTGGATCCGGTTCTGAAACGCGCTCGAGAGGACTTAAGTTCCACCTTGACGATCGTAAAACCGATCATCGAAGACGTTCAAAAAAACGGGGATTCTGCGCTCAGAGAATATACTCGGAAGTTCGACGGAATGGTTCCCGATTCTTTCGTTCTCGATCTTGCCGGTTTGAAACCGAAGATCGATTCGGAACTCGAAACCGCTCTTCAAAAAGCCGCCCAAAACATAGAAGCGTTTCATCGGATTCAAATTCCGGAAGATAAGGAAATCGTCGTTCATGGAAACCGACTCGGGATTCGCCATACTCCCGTGGAATCGGTTTCGGTTTACGCGCCCGGCGGAAAGGCGTTGTATCCTTCCACGATTTTGATGGGAGTGATTCCCGCCAAACTCGCGGGAGTGAAAAACATTCAAATCGTTACACCTCCACAACAAGGGGCCTTGCCCGACGGACTCGTTGCCGCAGCGAAGATTGCGGGCGCGGATCGGATCATTCTCGCGGGAGGAGCGCAGGGAATCGCGGCGGTTTCTTACGGAACCGAAAGTATTCCTTCTTCCGAATTCGTCATCGGTCCGGGTAGTAAGTTTGTGACTGCCGCAAAAGTTTATCTCAGCGGTCAAGGTGTGATCGGAATCGACAGCCCCGCCGGTCCGAGCGAAGTGCTCGTGATCGCGGACGATTCCGCAAATCCGGTCTGGGTCGCCGCGGATCTTTTATCCCAAGCCGAACACGGAGAGGATTCGGTTGCGATCCTTTGTACGGATTCGATCGAACTCGCCAAAAAGGTTCAAGTCGAAGTCGAAAAGGCCCTGGTCGAAAGACCCAAACGGGGCGAAATGAAACGCAAGTCCGTCGAGGATCACGGAAGAATATTCGTTTTTCCTAATTTAGAAGAATGTTTTGCGTTTTCCGATCTTTTCGCTCCCGAACACCTGGAGATCCAGACTCGAAACTTCAAAGAGGATCTGAAAAAAATCCGCCACGCGGGTTCGGTGTTTTTGGGGAATTATTCTCCCGTGGCGATGGGAGATTATATCAGCGGGACCAATCATATTCTTCCCACCGCGGGCGCCGCGAGAATCTATTCTTCTTTGGGAGTTTCCACGTTTTTAAAACGGGTCACCTGGCAGGAGGTTTCCAAGGAATCCTTGGCGGATCTTTATCCGCACGTAAAGGTTCTTTCGGAATTCGAAGGTCTGGACGAGGAACACGGAACCTCCGTAAAAATTAGAACTTAA